A window of Chloroflexota bacterium genomic DNA:
GGGGTCGAGAAGCGGCTCATCATGCTCACCGCAACCCCGGTGAACAACAGCCTCTGGGACCTCTACTGGCAGCTACTGCTCTTCGCCAGGACCGAGAGCCGCTTCGCTGAGATCGGCATCGCGAACCTTCGCGAGTACATCGTTCGAGCGCTGGGGCTTGACCTCGAGGCGCTGACCCCGGCACATCTCTTCCCGCTCCTGGACGCCGTATCGGTGCGCCGGACCCGAACACACATCAAGCGGTTCTTCCCGGGTGCGACGCTCAACACCCCCGAGGGACCCGTCCCGCTCATCTTCCCAACGCCCAAGCTCCATCGCGTTGGTTACGACTCCGCCCGTCCCGCCGACGCGGCGAACGCCGGTGAGTTCTTCGACCAGGTCGCGACTGCGATTGGCGGCGGCTTGTCGATGGCCCGCTATCAGCCAGACCTCTACCGCCTCGGTGGCGAAGGCGCACCGGCCCAGCAGGTCACGAGCGCTCTACTGCTCAGCCAGCTCCTCAAGCGGTTCGAGTCGAGTCTCGAGGCCTTCCGGCGAACGCTCGGGAAGATGATCGGGTCGCACGACCGCTTCCTCGAGATTCTCGATCGCGGGTACGTTGCGGTTCCCCGGGTGTCACCGGAGGCGTTCGACGCGGGGCTCGACGACGCGGAGCTCGACATGCTCCTCGTCGAAGACCCGAACGCGCGGCCGACCAGCGAGTACCTCGCCGCCGATCTGCGTGCGAGGGTTGTCGCGGACCGCGATCTGTTGCGGACGCTGCTGACGCGTGCGACGACGATTGACGCGGCCCACGACCCAAAGCTCGACGCATTGCTCGACACGCTGGCGCGGATCGACGGAGCCGCCACGCATGCGGACGAGCGCAAGGTGGTCCTGTTCAGCTATTTCGCAGACACCGTTGACTACCTCCACCGGTTCCTCGAGACGACTTCCGATCCGCGGATGGCTCGCTACCGCAGCCGGATCGGCGTTACCACGGGAGCGGCGAGTTCCGAGACCCGCCAACACATCGTCTGGTCCTTCGTCCCATTGTCGTCGGGCGCCCCGCCCGGAACCGCCGAGGAGATCGATCTGATGCTCTCGACGGACGTGCTTGCCGAGGGCCAGAACCTTCAACAGGCCGGCACGGTCATCAACTTCGACCTGCCCTGGAACCCGATGCGCCTCGTCCAGCGGAACGGCCGCGTCGACCGGATCGGATCGAAGCACGACGTCGTTCACCTGTACACGTTCTTCCCCGACCAGGAGTTGGATCGACTGCTGGATCTGGAAGCCAACCTGCGGCGGAAGATCGCCCAGGCGAACGCCGCGGTCGGGGTCGAGACCGTCGTCATTCCGGGCGATGACCCAGTCGAGCGCGTGTTCGATGACACCCGTGCCGAGATCGAGCGGATCGCCGCAGAGGATGCGGGCTTCATCGACGAGAAGGAGGCCGAGCTGGACGCGTTCAGCGGGGAGGTCTTCCGTGAGGAGCTGCGGCAGGCGCTCATGCAGGCTCGCGAGGGCGAGCTCAAGTCGCTGCCGTGGGGCATCGGGTCCGGGTTCCGAGCCGCGCGGCCCAGCGGTGTCGTCTTCGCCGCCCGGGCCGGCTCGCGCGTCGAGTGGCGGTTCGTGCCGTTCGACGCGGGCGATCTATCGTCCGACCGTCTCGCGCTGCTCGGGCTCGCTCGCTGTTCCGAGATGACGGCACGCAATCTGCCGGATGACGTTCGCGCCCGACTGTTCGAACTGTGGGATCTTGCCCGTGATGCGATCCTCGCCGATCGCCAGGCCGAGCTCGATCCAGCGACGCGTGCCGCCGCGGTGCCGAAGGCCCAGCGCGACGCCGTGTCGCTGTTGTTCGCCGCGATGATGATCGAGCCCGCCGTCCAGGAACGCGTCATCGAGGCGCTCCAGGCTCCGTGGCCCTTGACGGTCAGTCGAGCCCTGCGGGGGATCCTTGATCGCCCGGATGCCTCGGACTCAGCGAGGGTCGACCAGATCGTCGCCTATGTCGAGGGCGAGGGTCTGCGGGCGCCGCGCGTTCCGGTGGAACCGGCCGTCGGGCGCGACGACATCCATCTCGTGTGCTACCAAGTCGTCACGGCATAGGCGAGGGGTGATCAGGACGCGGGTGGCGAGACGGGCGCGAACTGCCAGCCTCCGGGCAGACTCTGGCGTGCTCGCGACATCGGGAGGGCAGGTTGGGGGAGCCTCAATAGCGCGCAGCGTTTCAGAGCACGAAAGGCGGAGACATGGCGCACGAAGAGTCGGTCCGTCTTGGGGAGTGGGTTCGCGACCACCGAGTGGGGAAGAACCTGACTCAGGGTGATTTGGCAGTCAAGCTTGAAGCTGGAATCCGCTTCAGCAGAAGCCAGCCATGGTTCAGCCAGTTGGAGAACGCCCAGGCCGCACCCTCCAAGCTCGAGTTGGTCCTCATCGCCGTGGCCATCGACGCTGACCCTGTTGAAGCTCTCGAGCTCGGCGGCTTCCTGACGACGCCAGCGTGGGCTCGGCGCCTCGAACGCAAGGTCGACGAGATGCTCGTCGCGACGAAGACGGCCGCTCGCACGATGGGGTAGGTGACGAAGGCCCCTGCTATTGATTGATGACGCGCTCGCCATTCGCTCGAAGCGCGACGGCGCTGGGCCGTCGGAGGCAAAGAGGCAGAGAGTTGCAGCATTCTGTCGAGTGTCCGAAGGCCTGCCTCGTGGAGCCCGCGTCGCTTGCGCGGCGCACATTCCGCACCGACACGATGGTTTCATGGTGTGGGGCCCAGCGCGGCACCAGGTAGCCTCGAACGCCGGCTGCGCTCCGGGCTTTTTAGGCGCGGATGGGGTCCGCCCCGAAGTCGGGGCGGGTGAGCCGACCTGATGCCGGTGCCGGCCCAGAAAGGACCGGTCGCCAGTCGTCGACTCGCTCCCGATACCGTCGCTCGAAGTCGGCCCGTTCGTCGTCGGTCAGGTCAGCGGCGATGAGGAGGTCGAGGAGGTTCCGGTCAAGGTCGGCGGCCTCGCCCATGAAGTCAGCCTCGGTCGTGACGTAGCCGTCGGAGGTGACCGAGAGGGCAGCGATCGGCGGCTCGGTCCACGACTCACCAAGGATGTAGGCGACGATCGCGGTCATCCTCCCGCTCATCGCGGTGAAGCGCTCAGGCGCGAGCTTGTCGGCGAGGGTCACCGCTCGACGATACCAAGTCCGGCGATCATCGGATCGGCGTCGACGGTCGTCGGATCGTCCGTTCGAGGCCGTCCAGGAGAGGAGGACCGTCTTGGCCGCACTCCCGGCAGCGGAAGGCGCCGGCCCCTCGCTTCTGGTTCTCGCGCATCCTTGATGTCATGACCAAGCCGGACCGTCCCGAGAACCAGCACTACATCCCGCAGTTCGTTCTGCGGCTGTTCGGCCATGGTCCCGGACAGGGCCTCGTGTGGCGCTACGACAAGACGACTGACCGCATCACCGTCGGCTCGGTCCGCAAGTCCGCCGTGGCCCCCGACTACTACGCCATCAACCACCCGGCCCGCGGCCGCGATGTGGAACTCGAGCGGGTCTTCGGTCTCCACGAGAGCCGGATTGCACCGCTCATCAAGCAGCTCGCCAGGCTCGAACCCGAGGTCCATGAGCTGGCGCGCGATGCCCGTGACGCCATTGCCGGGCATCTCGCCCTCCAATATGCGCGGGTGCCCGCCACGCGGGATCAGACCTGGGCCATGGCCGCCGTGACGGTTGCCGCTGAGACCGACATGCTGCTGCGCCATCCCGAGCACTACCGCGCACGCTCGCGCGCGGTCGGCGCGACCGACACGGACGAGGACCTCGAGCGACAGCGGCTCGCGATGCTCGCGGATTACGAGGCCCGACGGCTTGTCATCGAGCCACCGCCCGAGGCCGGTCTCGCCGCCTTGGGGGTGGCTGTCGATGGCATCCGGCCGATCCTCGCCGGCATGCGCTGGGATATCTACCGGCGAGGGCGCTTTCCGTACTTCGTTCTCGGGGACCAGCCGGTCACCATTTCCCCGCCAAAGGACCTCCCAGGTTATCGCGCGGCTGGCTTCGCCACCCCAGGCGTCGAGATCTTCGCTCCGCTCAGCCCGGACGCCCTGCTCGTCGCGACGCACGAACCTCACGATGGCCGTCTCCGCGTCTTTGCACCGGACGACCGGCCGGTCACCCCGTCGCTCAAACACGACTGGAGTCTGCCCGCCAACATCCTCGCCGTCCTGTCCGCCACTCGCTATGTGTTCGGCCGTAGCCAAGGCGATCTCGAGGCCGTGCGGCTCGCGATTGATCCAACCCTCCGCGGGCAGAGCCCGAAGATCCGGGTGACAGGCATGCCGAAGGAGTGGGTTCGCTACCTGCCGGAAGGGTTCGACGTGGAGTCGGTCGAACCGTAGCGGCACACCCTTGCGGTCGCTCACCCTCGTCACGATCCACGGTCATCGTGCCGGCCTCAGCCATCGATCCGCTCCGCCGTCTCGCCGGTGAACGCCTCCCAGCGCTCGAGCGCGACCTGGACGTAGCGCGGCTCGATCTCCATGGCGGCGCAACGCCGGCCAAGCATCTCGGCGGCGATGAGGCTCGTCCCCGAGCCGAGGAACGGGTCGTAGCAGAGGTCGCCCGGGACGGTGTGCCATTCCATCGGCCGGCGGAAGACCTCGACCGGCTTCTGCGTCGGATGGATGCCGTCCGACTCCCCGACCTGATCGATCTGCCAGACTGTCGTCGCATTGGCCGGCGGCCGCCGCTTCGGCTGATGCCCGGTGAGCCAGCCGTACGCGCAGACCTCGTGCTGCCACATGAAGTGGCTCCGGGTGAGGATCGAGCGGGCCTTGACCCACACGAGCGGCTGGTGGAACAGGAGGCCGCACTCCTCCCACGCCGCGACGACGAGCTGGCGCCGAAGGTCGGCGTGCCACTGGTAGATCGGCGCATCGGCCGCCAGGTGCGGCAGGGCCGCCCGGATGAACGAGGCGAAGAAGGCCACCGACGCGGCCGGATCCCGATAGTCGTCCCAGTGCTTGTTCGCGGCCGGTCCCTTGTTCGTCCAGGACTGCGGGTGGTTGTCGGCCCGGTAGTCCATGAGGTAGGGCGGGTCGGTCGCCATGAGGACGGCGGTCTCGCCGGCGAACAGGCGCGCCACGTCGTCGGCGCTCGTCGCGTCGCCGCACAACAGACGGTGGTCGCCGAGCGCCCACAGGTCGCCGGGCTTGACGTACGACTCCTCGGGCACGTCCGGCACGTCGTCGGGATCGACGAGCCCGGCCCGCGGCGGCCGCATGCTGTCGAGGAGGGCCGCCAGACCGGCATCGGTGACGGTGACCCCCGCGAGGAGCGCCGCGAGCCTCGCTCCGTCGCGGTCGGCCATCGCCCCGATCGGATCGAGCGACGCCAGGACGAGCGCCTCCTCCTCCGGGCTGAGGTCGACGTACAGCACCGGCACCGTCGGCTCGCCGCGGGAAAGGGCCTCCTCGATGCGGGCATGGCCGTCGACGACGAAGCCGGTCCGCTGGTTGACGATGCACTGCTGGACCCAGCCGACCGTGTCGAGCGAACCGCGGAGGGCGTTCCGCTGGGCGGCCGGATGGGTCCGCCAGTTCGCCGGGTTGGCGACGAGCTGGTCGGGCGCCTCCTCGCCGGTGCCGACGATCCGGTTGCGCCAGGCGGAAGGCGCGGCGGCGGCGGCCTTCGCGCTCATGCGGCGACCTCGCATCTTCGGCCTTGACTTCCATGCTCGGCGGAGTGAGTGATGGTCATGCCGATACGGAGGCGGCAGGAAGGGAACGACCCACGGTCAAGTACCGACCTCGACCCCGCTTGGCGGGAAGCTCCCGCCTCCGGTCGGCACCTAGCCGGTCGCCAGACCGGCGGCCACGAACGAAAGGGAGAACCGACATCACGAGCACCAGAGGCAGAGCCGCTCTTGACGCCTACATGGCGCTCCGGGCCGACGCGCTCGCCCTGCTCGCCCGCATCACCGAGGCGCTCGAGAACCACGACGACGCACCGGCGGGCGACGACCTGCACTGGGGCCACGTCGGAGACATGGCCCTGACCCGCCACGAGCTGCAGATCATCTCCGACCGCCTCTTCGCCGAGGGCGAGTACGCCCCCGAGAACCCGATCGAGAAGGAGTAGATCATGACGACCGAGACCACCAGCATGGCCACCCGCACCTGCATCGGATCGAAGACCTTCGGGATCGAGAGCCACGAGGCGGCGATCGAGGACTTCCCGGTCCAGCCCTCCCGGCGCGACGGCCTCGGGACCATGTGTCGGCCGCACTGGACCGAGTACACCCGGGCGCTTCGCCGCGCGGCGGTCGCGAAGGGCCCTCAGGCCGACGAGTTCCAAGCGGCGGTGGATGAGACGAGCCGGATCGTGCAACGGGACGCCCGGAGGGCCAAGGCGGCGCGGGTCGCGCCGGAGCCGGCCCGGCCAGCCAGCGAGTCCGCGGCCGTCAAGAGTCGGCGGGCGAAGCTC
This region includes:
- a CDS encoding DEAD/DEAH box helicase family protein, which encodes MDDVTGERREFIDNRDANTVAEAIRQAGAYYGHSREIAIASGYFNLGGFSVIADALEAAPRVRILLGSEPEPPRPRRTVLPGTPPTEQPLRERLGELRASLEADRDLVPFAPDAVNAVERLVAFLDRPTTEVKIYRREFLHGKAFIFGDEAGVLAGSANFTAAGLLHNLELDLGAYAPHQVKAARAWFDDLWEQAEPFDLAGVYRALEIDYDPHTIYLRMLYELYGAELAEEVDELPRTPGATLQLTEFQRLGVTRALRILDRWGGVLIADGVGLGKTFTAGGLIEFHLQAKGWRVLVVAPASLRDANWEGFLAAHTKYAVEVVSYQELANDLQVGDPPEPGRADGRKAHLKLDASEYRCIVIDEAHAFRSSETTYYRALRRLMAAGGVEKRLIMLTATPVNNSLWDLYWQLLLFARTESRFAEIGIANLREYIVRALGLDLEALTPAHLFPLLDAVSVRRTRTHIKRFFPGATLNTPEGPVPLIFPTPKLHRVGYDSARPADAANAGEFFDQVATAIGGGLSMARYQPDLYRLGGEGAPAQQVTSALLLSQLLKRFESSLEAFRRTLGKMIGSHDRFLEILDRGYVAVPRVSPEAFDAGLDDAELDMLLVEDPNARPTSEYLAADLRARVVADRDLLRTLLTRATTIDAAHDPKLDALLDTLARIDGAATHADERKVVLFSYFADTVDYLHRFLETTSDPRMARYRSRIGVTTGAASSETRQHIVWSFVPLSSGAPPGTAEEIDLMLSTDVLAEGQNLQQAGTVINFDLPWNPMRLVQRNGRVDRIGSKHDVVHLYTFFPDQELDRLLDLEANLRRKIAQANAAVGVETVVIPGDDPVERVFDDTRAEIERIAAEDAGFIDEKEAELDAFSGEVFREELRQALMQAREGELKSLPWGIGSGFRAARPSGVVFAARAGSRVEWRFVPFDAGDLSSDRLALLGLARCSEMTARNLPDDVRARLFELWDLARDAILADRQAELDPATRAAAVPKAQRDAVSLLFAAMMIEPAVQERVIEALQAPWPLTVSRALRGILDRPDASDSARVDQIVAYVEGEGLRAPRVPVEPAVGRDDIHLVCYQVVTA
- a CDS encoding helix-turn-helix transcriptional regulator; amino-acid sequence: MAHEESVRLGEWVRDHRVGKNLTQGDLAVKLEAGIRFSRSQPWFSQLENAQAAPSKLELVLIAVAIDADPVEALELGGFLTTPAWARRLERKVDEMLVATKTAARTMG
- a CDS encoding DUF4238 domain-containing protein encodes the protein MTKPDRPENQHYIPQFVLRLFGHGPGQGLVWRYDKTTDRITVGSVRKSAVAPDYYAINHPARGRDVELERVFGLHESRIAPLIKQLARLEPEVHELARDARDAIAGHLALQYARVPATRDQTWAMAAVTVAAETDMLLRHPEHYRARSRAVGATDTDEDLERQRLAMLADYEARRLVIEPPPEAGLAALGVAVDGIRPILAGMRWDIYRRGRFPYFVLGDQPVTISPPKDLPGYRAAGFATPGVEIFAPLSPDALLVATHEPHDGRLRVFAPDDRPVTPSLKHDWSLPANILAVLSATRYVFGRSQGDLEAVRLAIDPTLRGQSPKIRVTGMPKEWVRYLPEGFDVESVEP
- a CDS encoding DNA modification methylase produces the protein MSAKAAAAAPSAWRNRIVGTGEEAPDQLVANPANWRTHPAAQRNALRGSLDTVGWVQQCIVNQRTGFVVDGHARIEEALSRGEPTVPVLYVDLSPEEEALVLASLDPIGAMADRDGARLAALLAGVTVTDAGLAALLDSMRPPRAGLVDPDDVPDVPEESYVKPGDLWALGDHRLLCGDATSADDVARLFAGETAVLMATDPPYLMDYRADNHPQSWTNKGPAANKHWDDYRDPAASVAFFASFIRAALPHLAADAPIYQWHADLRRQLVVAAWEECGLLFHQPLVWVKARSILTRSHFMWQHEVCAYGWLTGHQPKRRPPANATTVWQIDQVGESDGIHPTQKPVEVFRRPMEWHTVPGDLCYDPFLGSGTSLIAAEMLGRRCAAMEIEPRYVQVALERWEAFTGETAERIDG